From a region of the Candidatus Flexicrinis proximus genome:
- a CDS encoding phage portal protein, translating into MSRISRFQNRIKAAMRAFNEPGIVRSAKGWGGGNYSYTGGHSSDLSVGTQAMWSKWGAAAALLVNHAVYACVTKRAEAVTGLPFRIVDKATRKPLSDVQQERDPLIRALKMYSRHYGGQSLFQEWMYERDITGEVYLEPLYDYSGRPVGLDLLSSLNVTPWSTDGFTIAYYDYIIGSYSSQIASDRLVYDRNTIARMTNINGYSPVLVAVGGNAAGIMQASGKAVLAYFNNDGLPGSTIMPKQGDLSFADAEIDRIRRVLQPAKNASGKYMTAIIPHNVEFFQSQQPDLLKWAELLRAVEPQIYTAFRTPRSVAGDSDSTSYQASPNDKVNFDAVIRSTADDIALTINTALAPLFYGETEPSVEFEFETAELEHIDPEERQAARDAWETGAITLNEYRQWIGLETIDTGDVYQKKIGAEYITGEMLKPSPVIVSTPLPEPTPPPAQLPETTNARAPIDELESFARFYRNNGGKRAFTWKSIDDATGACIESDCAIAPDMPSVKAVIEGWHTVLSARAGTTDYARKSADELPEATQAYMRTLQSIGYPVSVWNAAAADHYARVLGIKALSNVRNRFEAECLRLMTRAANEKIIRTRFMADMEVTLFRYARLALIEGYADGGIDDYEPDEDDDRYLLDFNNEQRAFIRNVSDTLYADDAITHDEIKGKPQMWWNKSVHPAYTEGLLRASKDGIGVYYMGPTEDKCVDCPRLHLQARKFSTWVKYLGRELVPSGATECGGFKCECVITPKQTAVSRGSLPRLVGYRKAVTTGIDLEVINVAR; encoded by the coding sequence ATGAGCCGCATATCCCGTTTTCAAAATCGTATCAAGGCCGCTATGCGCGCCTTCAATGAACCCGGTATCGTTCGCAGTGCGAAGGGTTGGGGCGGCGGAAACTATAGCTATACCGGCGGTCACTCGTCAGACCTCAGCGTCGGCACGCAAGCGATGTGGTCCAAATGGGGAGCCGCCGCCGCGCTACTAGTGAACCATGCGGTATACGCCTGCGTCACCAAGCGGGCGGAGGCAGTCACCGGCTTACCGTTTCGCATTGTCGATAAGGCCACGCGCAAACCGTTGTCCGATGTGCAGCAGGAACGTGACCCGCTCATACGCGCCCTGAAGATGTATTCGAGGCACTATGGCGGACAGTCGCTATTCCAGGAATGGATGTACGAACGGGACATCACCGGCGAAGTCTACTTAGAGCCGCTCTATGATTACTCAGGCCGCCCGGTTGGGCTTGACCTGCTCTCATCGCTGAACGTTACCCCGTGGTCTACCGACGGGTTTACCATCGCCTACTATGATTACATCATCGGTTCGTATAGTTCGCAGATCGCGTCCGACCGGCTGGTATACGACCGCAATACCATCGCGCGCATGACCAATATCAACGGGTACTCCCCGGTACTGGTGGCAGTCGGTGGCAACGCCGCCGGGATTATGCAGGCCAGTGGTAAGGCGGTACTCGCCTATTTCAATAACGACGGTCTGCCGGGCAGCACGATCATGCCGAAACAGGGTGACCTCTCATTCGCGGATGCTGAGATTGACCGCATCCGGCGCGTATTGCAACCGGCTAAGAACGCCAGCGGCAAATACATGACCGCCATCATCCCGCATAACGTGGAATTCTTTCAGTCTCAGCAACCTGACCTCTTGAAGTGGGCGGAACTCCTGCGCGCGGTAGAACCGCAGATTTACACGGCGTTTCGCACCCCGCGCTCAGTGGCAGGGGATAGCGATAGCACCAGCTATCAGGCGTCACCGAACGACAAGGTAAACTTTGACGCGGTAATCCGCTCGACTGCCGATGACATCGCGCTCACCATCAACACGGCACTAGCGCCGCTGTTCTATGGCGAAACGGAGCCTAGCGTAGAATTCGAATTCGAGACGGCAGAACTAGAGCATATCGATCCCGAGGAACGCCAGGCCGCGCGCGATGCGTGGGAGACCGGCGCGATTACCCTCAACGAGTACCGGCAGTGGATAGGGCTGGAGACCATCGATACAGGTGACGTGTATCAAAAGAAAATCGGCGCGGAATACATCACCGGCGAGATGTTGAAACCATCACCGGTCATTGTTAGCACGCCGCTCCCGGAGCCTACCCCGCCGCCCGCCCAACTGCCAGAGACGACTAACGCCCGCGCGCCGATTGACGAACTGGAATCGTTCGCCCGTTTCTATCGCAACAATGGCGGCAAGCGCGCGTTTACCTGGAAGTCGATTGACGATGCGACCGGCGCGTGCATCGAATCGGACTGCGCTATCGCGCCCGACATGCCTAGCGTGAAGGCCGTTATCGAAGGTTGGCACACGGTCCTGTCCGCACGTGCGGGCACCACCGACTATGCGCGCAAGTCTGCCGACGAACTGCCGGAAGCGACACAGGCTTACATGCGGACGCTGCAAAGCATCGGCTATCCAGTGTCGGTCTGGAATGCAGCTGCGGCAGACCACTATGCCCGTGTACTCGGCATTAAAGCACTGTCGAATGTGCGTAACCGTTTCGAGGCCGAATGTCTACGCCTGATGACGCGCGCCGCGAATGAGAAGATTATCCGCACCCGTTTCATGGCCGACATGGAAGTGACGCTATTCCGCTATGCGCGCCTGGCCCTGATCGAAGGCTACGCCGATGGCGGCATAGACGACTATGAACCCGACGAAGATGACGACCGCTATCTACTCGACTTCAACAACGAACAGCGCGCTTTCATTCGCAACGTATCCGACACGCTGTATGCCGATGACGCCATCACGCATGACGAGATTAAGGGTAAGCCGCAGATGTGGTGGAATAAGTCGGTACATCCGGCCTACACCGAGGGGCTACTACGCGCCTCGAAAGATGGCATAGGTGTGTACTACATGGGGCCGACGGAAGATAAGTGTGTCGACTGCCCGCGCTTGCACCTACAGGCGCGCAAGTTCTCAACGTGGGTAAAGTATCTCGGGCGCGAACTTGTGCCATCCGGCGCGACAGAATGCGGTGGGTTCAAGTGCGAATGTGTTATCACGCCGAAACAGACCGCCGTATCACGCGGCAGCTTACCCCGGTTGGTCGGATACCGTAAGGCCGTGACGACCGGCATAGACCTGGAGGTTATCAATGTTGCACGATGA